In the Brassica napus cultivar Da-Ae chromosome A7, Da-Ae, whole genome shotgun sequence genome, one interval contains:
- the LOC106355636 gene encoding glucan endo-1,3-beta-glucosidase 12-like has product MKILKCDLLLIVIAVTVVVLTAPPTISAAKVGVTYSTPDFSSGSFQVSPERIVAKIVSLEIEAVRLLDPNPETIRAFASTNVSLFLSVPNPLVPMLASHRSHAFEWVKLHVLPFHNRTKISMISVGDDVSLADAPPPLFLLRAIRNVRRSLVNLGIETVSVSTTFSFFSIIPSPFPPSLARFRSPNGDVIIKPILEFLEKTNSSFLVKLHPYYIDSSIHSGFAFFEDPFSYVDDSSIIQVRYGNLFDVMVDAVVRSLAVLGHESLPVVVAETGWPSWSSNSSEVYATPKCSQRFLNALVDHLRGGKGTPLRKEGVSEVYIFELCDKQQSKRTWGLLDYHLNTKMNITFFLDDIPEIEKKSIQLNYLVIVCMLFLAVISTVATLTCCSNIVSAWKGTPAKRERKGNIINRSPDESPQMNSTRIYKDSPHLSLI; this is encoded by the exons ATGAAGATTCTCAAGTGCGATCTCTTACTCATCGTTATCGCTGTAACGGTGGTGGTACTGACGGCGCCGCCGACGATCTCCGCCGCGAAGGTCGGAGTAACCTACTCCACTCCCGACTTCAGCTCTGGATCCTTCCAAGTTTCTCCAGAAAGAATCGTAGCAAAGATCGTTTCTCTGGAGATCGAGGCGGTGAGGCTTCTCGATCCCAACCCGGAGACGATTCGCGCCTTCGCCTCCACGAACGtatctctcttcctctctgttCCCAATCCACTGGTCCCGATGCTAGCTTCACATCGTTCGCATGCGTTCGAGTGGGTAAAGCTCCATGTCCTTCCCTTCCACAACCGCACCAAGATCTCCATGATATCCGTCGGCGACGACGTGAGTTTGGCCGATGCTCCGCCGCCTCTGTTTCTCCTCCGGGCAATCCGAAACGTCCGTCGATCTCTTGTGAATCTGGGAATCGAAACGGTTTCTGTATCTACGACGTTTTCATTCTTCAGCATCATCCCATCGCCTTTCCCTCCTTCGCTGGCGCGGTTCCGGAGCCCTAACGGAGACGTGATCATCAAGCCGATTCTGGAGTTTCTGGAGAAAACTAACTCTTCCTTCTTGGTGAAACTACACCCATATTACATAGACTCCTCGATTCACTCGGGGTTTGCCTTTTTCGAAGATCCGTTCAGCTACGTGGACGATTCTTCCATCATCCAAGTTCGCTATGGTAACCTATTCGATGTGATGGTGGACGCGGTGGTGAGGTCTCTGGCAGTCTTGGGTCACGAGAGCCTTCCGGTGGTGGTGGCGGAGACGGGTTGGCCGAGCTGGTCCTCGAACTCTAGTGAGGTTTATGCTACACCAAAGTGCAGTCAGAGATTCCTAAATgctcttgttgatcatttgagaggTGGAAAGGGAACTCCTTTGAGGAAAGAAGGCGTTTCAGAGGTTTATATATTTGAACTCTGCGACAAGCAACAAAGCAAAAGGACATGGGGTCTTCTCGACTATCATCTCAACACCAAAATGAACATCACTTTCTTCCTGGATGATATACCTGAGATTGAGAAGAAGAGTATACAACTCAATTACTTGGTTATTGTATGCATGCTCTTTCTTGCTGTCATTAGTACGGTTGCCACTCTGACCTGTTGCAGTAATATTGTTAGCGCTTG GAAGGGGACGCCAGCTAAGCGCGAGCGTAAGGGCAACATTATCAATAGGTCCCCAGATGAAAGTCCCCAAATGAATAGTACAAGGATTTACAAGGACTCACCTCATTTGTCCCTTATTTGA
- the LOC111214140 gene encoding protein CPR-5: MDKEEASTANPNSSRRVPRVANRLRTRLGMARRNVRERKAEALALGMSFAAFATLVVEKKNAADENTDVADLALIYASAVKESLANVYGTRIGSFGERSFNSTLRILKVTNDSVEKSKLEMGVSEAALRTERLDADDQTYETELEAEMSTVIMNWLVSSVINALAWMLYVSRAFTRTCMKENMLMCRQPFWLQIYFAILVILVVTYLIIHRSPGTKHSTRAPYSLLLLGGIFYGLLDMYLGDALDSIGKLWLFLWATVCLLRYVADTITLAMFGLVYGPRYVTQETKTRTMVPYWERASSLLVAILLFIPLINGFLPFATVGELGDQFGEWWTSHFSILASAVNL; the protein is encoded by the exons ATGGACAAGGAGGAAGCGTCTACAGCTAATCCGAATTCTAGTCGAAGGGTTCCGAGAGTTGCTAATAGACTGCGAACGCGGTTAGGTATGGCTCGACGAAACGTTAGGGAACGGAAAGCCGAAGCCTTAGCTCTAGGCATGTCGTTTGCGGCTTTTGCCACTCTG gtTGTTGAGAAAAAGAATGCTGCCGATGAGAATACAGATGTGGCTGATCTCGCATTG ATTTATGCTTCTGCTGTCAAAGAATCTTTAGCCAAT GTATACGGTACTAGGATTGGTTCATTTGGAGAGAGATCATTTAACAGTACCCTAAGGATCCTTAAAGTGACCAATGATTCTGTCGAGAAATCCAAGCTAGAGATGGGCGTTTCTGAAGCTGCACTCAGAACCGAGAGGTTGGACGCCGACGACCAAACATATGAAACCGAACTGGAAGCCGAGATGAGCACAGTCATCATGAATTGGCTCGTCTCAAGTGTCATCAACGCTCTGGCGTGGATGTTATATGTTTCACGTGCCTTCACACGAACATGCATGAAAGAAAACATGTTGATGTGCCGGCAACCATTTTGGTTGCAGATCTATTTCGCTATCTTAGTGATCCTCGTAGTCACCTACTTGATAATCCATCGTTCACCAGGTACAAAACATAGCACGCGAGCACCTTATAGCCTTCTTTTACTCGGAGGTATTTTTTACGGTTTATTGGATATGTACTTGGGGGACGCATTGGACAGTATTGGCAAACTGTGGCTGTTTCTTTGGGCAACGGTTTGCCTTCTTCGATACGTTGCAGATACCATCACTTTGGCTATGTTTGGTCTAGTGTACGGTCCACGATATGTGACTCAAGAGACCAAAACACGCACTATGGTTCCGTATTGGGAACGGGCAAGTTCATTACTTGTAGCGATTCTGTTGTTTATTCCTCTGATTAACGGTTTCTTGCCATTTGCAACGGTTGGTGAATTGGGAGATCAGTTTGGTGAATGGTGGACATCACACTTCTCAATCCTCGCGTCTGCAGTTAatctttga
- the LOC106449485 gene encoding uncharacterized protein LOC106449485: MGKYAELLDAGVRIAARFHSHCPQTARLYYHPPSDSHHHHGVTDLIGGGVFSGSGQDSTGLVGGLGTGTAASCGLKSSQGYEDARDLLLFSFV; the protein is encoded by the coding sequence ATGGGGAAATACGCGGAGCTGTTGGATGCAGGCGTGAGAATAGCCGCTAGGTTTCACTCTCACTGTCCTCAAACGGCGCGTCTCTATTACCATCCTCCTTCCGACAGCCACCACCATCACGGCGTCACCGACTTAATCGGAGGTGGAGTTTTCAGTGGGTCGGGTCAAGATTCGACCGGGTTGGTAGGTGGGTTAGGAACCGGAACTGCTGCTAGCTGCGGTCTCAAGTCTTCTCAAGGGTATGAAGACGCTAGAGATCTCTTGTTATTCTCTTTTGTCTGA